The genomic region CAGTTGCGCGGCATCCCGAGGTCGCACGGATCTTCTCCGTAAAACGGAACGGAAACGACGGCCCCTCCTTCGAACGACCAGGCCTCGCCGTGGGCCAACTCGACGACGTGAGCGAACCCCAACTCCCGAAGCAACGATTGGTAGTCATAGAAAAACCGTTTGCGGTTGCGCCGGCTCGGCACGATGATGGGCGTTTCCTTTGGAACGTGCAGGAGCGTGCGAGGGTCCACATGGTCGTCATGGTCGTGAGTCAGAAACACGGCGGCGGGCTTGGGCAGCAGCGCACCCCACGGAGACGGCACGGACGATTCCGCATACCAAGGCAACAGCCACGGGTCGAAGAGGAGGACCTGTTCCTGTTGCCGATACAATAAGGCGGCATGGCCGAGGTGGACCGTGTCCTGATCCTGCACGGCGTCGAACCACCGCTGTCGCACCACGGACTGGGGCGAACTGGCAAGACATTCGTATTGATGCAACGCCTCCATCAATCGAATGAGCACGACCTGCGCCTCCCGCGGTGAGGTCGTGACCACCGTCTTGACTTCCTCCACTTGTCGCGTACCGTCCAGCATGCCCAGGACCTTTCCGATCACGGGACCGAGTGGACGCTGGTCGAAGCCGATCGGAATGGCCTGGCGCTTCACGGAATGAAAGATCCGCAGCCCCCCGTTGGTCACCGTGGAGGACCGGGCCGGATCGTTCGGGAAATCCCAGTGAAAGCTCCCGTCGGGCTTGCGCCCGCAGGCGATATGCCGCTGCAGGTACGGCCGCGCGGCGACGAGTTCCGCATAGGCGTCCTCCAATCGCCGGCGACGAGCCGGATCGTCCAGGGGGGCCCGTTTGGAGAATACGTCGCTGATGGCGGTATCGATGGAGCTGGCCAGCAGGCCATGGGCTTCGTGAAGGCTCGCAATGACGTCGGGGGCCGCGCCGCCGACGAAGGGAAAAGGACCGGGTGCTTCGCCGCTTTCCAATTGAACCCACACCCACGGCACCAGGCGAAGATATTGCTGCCTTGGATAATGGTCCCAGATCTTCATGGATGCCATGTGCGGAGCGGCAGGGATACAGACGAACCGACCTGCCTCGGCAGGCCGCTTCCGTCAGTCATGGCTGACCCATCGCAGCCTGCTGATGGTCGGCTCGTACAGCGCTTGGATGACGTTGCCGTCGGGATCGGAGAAGTAAAATGAGTAGCTGCCGTCCCGGTGCTGCTTCGGCTCCTTGGCGATGGCTCCCCCCAATGACACGATCTTCGGCGCCACCGCGGCATACATGCGATCGACCGCTTGGGGACTCTCCACGATCACGCCCAGATGATCCAACAGCTGCCGGGTCGCCGCGGCATAGGCCTGGAGCTCCCCCGGACTGATTTGATGCAATGCCAAGTTGTCCGCCCCCGAACTGAAATACACGTTGTCGGCATCCGGCTCCCACACCACGCTCATCCCCAACACTTGTTCATAAAACGCCCGGGAGCGTTTCAAGTTGGTGACGCGGAGCGCCACATGCCGTAAGCCACGATGCGCGGGAACATCCATACCGGTCTCGCTGCCCGTTATACTAGGTAACACCCGCTCCGCCGTCAATTCGATTTTCGCGTTTGCTGATCCGCTGCGAACGGCCGGATGGCTGTGCTACGATGCGTGCATCAGTCATCCCAATTCATGAAGGAGAATTGCATAATGTGGGGCTCGCTTTCGCTGCTGATCGCCGCCATCGTCTTGGGTCTGCCTCCCGCAATCCGTGCCGCCGACGCAGTGCCGCCCGGAAGCGACGGAGCTCCGATGGTGAAGGTTCCGGCCGGACCCTTCCCGATGGGCGTGCCTCCCGGCGATCGGGACGGAGGCCGGGACGAATATCCCCGCCATGAGGTCTCTCTGGATACCTATGAGATCGACCTGTACGAGGTGACGAATGCCCGATATCAGGCGTTCGTAAAGTCCACGGCCCACCGCGTGCCGCAGAATCCCAACAATCCCACAAGGAATCTCTGGCAAGGCGAGACGGTGTCCGATACGCTGGCCGACCGGCCGGTCGTGAACGTAGACTGGGCCGATGCGGATGCCTATTGCCGGTGGGCGGGCAAACGATTGCCTACGGAAGCCGAATGGGAAAAGGCGGCCAAGGGCAACACCGATCATCGCTTTCCCTGGGGCAACGTCGAGCCCACCAACAAGCATTTGAACTTCAACCAGAAGTGGATAGGCGAAAAGACACTCATGCCGGTCGGGAGTTATGAGGCGGGAAAGAGTCCTTACGGTGCCTACGACATGGCGGGAAACGTTTGGGAGTGGGTCCACGACTGGTACGACCCCCGGTACTACGAGAAGAGTCCCGGCAAGAATCCCAAAGGGCCCGACAGCGGAACCAAGCGGGTGCTTCGCGGGTCCGGATGGCAGAATGAAACCCCGACCGTCCGCATTTTTACCCGCGTCGAGAGCGATCCGACCGTCCGGAACGAATCGACCGGCTTTCGCTGCGCAAGGGATGCGAAATAATCGTTTGCGCTGAGGATCTCTCCGCCGGCATGGTACAAGAAGGCCATGACCCGATCCGACCAGGCTGAACGGCTCCGGACCAAGAGCCGGCAATTGGCCGTAGGCGTGCTCAAACTCTTGGGCGCACTTCCGAGAACCCCCGACATCCTCGCGCTCGAGCCATCGATCGTGAAAGCGGTCACTTCATTGGCCGCAGGTTGCCGGGCGCTCGTTCGGTCTGCTTCACAAACCGAGGAAGCGGTCGGGCGGCTCGATGCGACCAACGAGGCCGACGACTGCCTGTTTTGGCTGGACTTGCTCGTAGCGACCGCGCCGGAACACGAGGCGGCCATCCGTCCGTGGCTCGAAGAACTGGCGGACCTGACGGCGCTGCTGTCGACCGACGTGAAGCTGGAGGAAACGTTCTCCGTTGAACCCTCTCCCGACCGGCAATCAGCCTCCGATCCGGTCGAGCATGGAACGCAGGAGGGGGAAGCGACCGGACGCCCGCTGCGCATGTTGTCGTTTGAGAGCCGGATGGCCAAAGACATGGCCCGATTGATCGAGCACGCCGGCGGCACACCGTTGGTCGCCCCCGCCCTTCGCGAAATCTCCATTCCGCTCCAGGAAAACGGTGCCGTATTTCGGTTCGGCGTCAAACTGATGCTTCATCAGATCGACATTGTGATCCTGCTCACCGGCGTCGGCACCAGGGCGCTGCTCGAAACCCTGCAAATCCGCTATCCCCTCGCGCAGCTCATCGAGGCGCTGAAGCACACGATGATCGTCACGCGAGGACCGAAACCGTTGGCCGCCCTGAAACATGTCGGATTGGAAGCCAATCTCACCGTGCCGGAA from Nitrospira japonica harbors:
- a CDS encoding MBL fold metallo-hydrolase, whose translation is MKIWDHYPRQQYLRLVPWVWVQLESGEAPGPFPFVGGAAPDVIASLHEAHGLLASSIDTAISDVFSKRAPLDDPARRRRLEDAYAELVAARPYLQRHIACGRKPDGSFHWDFPNDPARSSTVTNGGLRIFHSVKRQAIPIGFDQRPLGPVIGKVLGMLDGTRQVEEVKTVVTTSPREAQVVLIRLMEALHQYECLASSPQSVVRQRWFDAVQDQDTVHLGHAALLYRQQEQVLLFDPWLLPWYAESSVPSPWGALLPKPAAVFLTHDHDDHVDPRTLLHVPKETPIIVPSRRNRKRFFYDYQSLLRELGFAHVVELAHGEAWSFEGGAVVSVPFYGEDPCDLGMPRNCYLISDRGYNVLVHADSGPTNDGRSALNENVLARLVDQYGPIPLVFASQQQLLELRSHAAHAALSHPGQWLEVGENGYLTNAYLAAICEAARAKTFISYATGGADWYPDHLSFMFSRRNPARTALLTAHWEPPQNLKEFLSPLGCGYHYAQAFDRYRLTQDGTIDVQSTGSSLEPMALYTAVFGEPSFAKTGRRT
- a CDS encoding formylglycine-generating enzyme family protein; translated protein: MWGSLSLLIAAIVLGLPPAIRAADAVPPGSDGAPMVKVPAGPFPMGVPPGDRDGGRDEYPRHEVSLDTYEIDLYEVTNARYQAFVKSTAHRVPQNPNNPTRNLWQGETVSDTLADRPVVNVDWADADAYCRWAGKRLPTEAEWEKAAKGNTDHRFPWGNVEPTNKHLNFNQKWIGEKTLMPVGSYEAGKSPYGAYDMAGNVWEWVHDWYDPRYYEKSPGKNPKGPDSGTKRVLRGSGWQNETPTVRIFTRVESDPTVRNESTGFRCARDAK
- a CDS encoding uroporphyrinogen-III synthase yields the protein MTRSDQAERLRTKSRQLAVGVLKLLGALPRTPDILALEPSIVKAVTSLAAGCRALVRSASQTEEAVGRLDATNEADDCLFWLDLLVATAPEHEAAIRPWLEELADLTALLSTDVKLEETFSVEPSPDRQSASDPVEHGTQEGEATGRPLRMLSFESRMAKDMARLIEHAGGTPLVAPALREISIPLQENGAVFRFGVKLMLHQIDIVILLTGVGTRALLETLQIRYPLAQLIEALKHTMIVTRGPKPLAALKHVGLEANLTVPEPNTWQDVVATLDYYRPVQGLRVAVQEYGVSNPDLINDLKTRGAEVFVVPLYRWAMPIDTTPMTGAIEDVLRGAIDVLLVTNAAQIDHVMQLVERDGKTEAFRIACRRLVIASIGPTASERLRHYDLPVDMEPSHPKMGILVKEAAALAPTLLQRKRCA
- a CDS encoding VOC family protein, which codes for MDVPAHRGLRHVALRVTNLKRSRAFYEQVLGMSVVWEPDADNVYFSSGADNLALHQISPGELQAYAAATRQLLDHLGVIVESPQAVDRMYAAVAPKIVSLGGAIAKEPKQHRDGSYSFYFSDPDGNVIQALYEPTISRLRWVSHD